The genome window TCGCtgctaattttaaatatttaactacatataatatacttacaccATATGCGCATTTAGAGTTTCCACTCGCTTCCGCCTCGGCGAACACTTTTTGACAGACCTCGCACCGGTGTCGGCCGCCGCTATGCCGCCTCAAATGCTTGAGCAACGACGTTCGCCAACGGAACCTGGCTCCTGCAAAAACATACTCATACCTTAGGGCATCTGCAACGTCGCACGCGCACGTAGCGGGACGTAGCAGGTGGGCGGGttaacaaaaaaaccggccaagtgcgagtcggactcgcgttccaagggctccgtacattaagtccgactcacgcttaactgcacatttctaataggttttcctgtagtCAAGCGAAgactataggtaaagaactattttgcgtattattttttttcaaaattttattttagagtagtttcggagataagggggatggtcattttttgcctattttcttgaataactgctaaactatttatcctaaaattattaaaaaaaatatttgagattcttacaatgagctctttcatttgatatgtaacacgatatagtttgaaaaactttattttttaattttctcattaccccccaaaaatggcctccatatttaaaattcatttatttacgttatacctttgggtcacaaacttacatatgtgtgccaaatttcaacttaattggtccagtagtttcggagaaaatacgttccgtttttttccttttgaggtacggaaccctaacccttaaatacatgattttttcgttttgcccgaaattaatatatatatcacataattgtttgccgtttctaggaaaaatagtaaaaaaaaatatatcatcgattttcactgggaaatcagtgttaaaagttgcatagtctaaatcatatttttggaaatatatagctattagtaaggggtataggaaaaatcttaactgccaacagaaaggtacactatttgtgatgttcctatgataaaatttgtaaatataaaataattacaaaccccgaaaaatctgcccaaaatcacatactaaaaatcatcaacttccaggtttttccaagttttccgacatttcgtctataaacaaatgtaacttttataaattaaaatactgcgtaaatttatgtaataattcggaaaatttattagttttactattgaaataatatacaagaacaaatagaatttgtttaataatgcataacatttgatgtttatgttgtgtgtataaatgcatcactatgcatttaagggctaAAGGAACAGTTATTCATATGCTTGAGAAAATTCGACCCAtcccaggcgtggctcactctgcgatttcgtcgcatcgctacaagtaccttcaagtacatgcggccgacaccaattttggtgtctagccatagtagttgccgcgcaccgctaaggaacgaacgcctgctcgcgcttgcgccacctagcggtcatatcgttttgttagagtgaatcttctgtacctagaacTATTATATATTCTGTGCCCATGCTGCCGTGATCCGGGTGGCCGAGCGATTATAGCCATCTGCCGCGATTGCAGAtaacgctggttcgattcctgCCCTAGGCACTGGAAggtttggtcactttttctgtcATATATGACATTAGTTccagtttattatttaaataaaatattgaatatagatagtttacatACCACAGATATTACATAGTTGCGCGCAGGCGTCTAGGTCTTTCGATATATTTTTAGGTCCAACAAGGTGTGTTTGTAAATGAACCTGTTAATAGTAAAaatattcgaatttaaactgtcgttaGTGTATTCGAATTAGTGTATAAAATATTCGAATTTAAAGTGTCGTGTAGTaaataattctaactctatttagtGTTAAGAAAGCATGTTGTTACGTTGTACCTAGCCAGAAGAGGGGACTGCAAACTACGGCCTGCGGGCCGAGTCTGGCCTGTGAAAGGAACCAGATTTGATACCATCTGGCCTATTGAAAAGGAAGCAGATGCATGGTCATGACGGCTAAAAATATTCTTAGAATCGCCTGAGCTAGAACATAAGCAAAATCGTGCCACccaatgtacagtcgccatcagatatatcggagcggccaaggtgctcacagatatctgaacacgcctctattgtcaaggtttTAGAGTGcgggttcagatatttttgagcaccttggccgctccgatatatgtgatggcgactgtacagtaagttgcagagataactgacttGTAAATTTTGATAGTAAATTGGGATGAGTTTTGTTTATTTGAGAAAGCAATTAAACAAAGGATTCAAAGGAAATActactttatttggttcacGAAAGGGTTCTAATTAGATAGGAACAAATATGtgaaatatgtacattgtaatgtacattgggcctTATGGGGTCAAAAGTACAACTAGATTCAAAGCATAAATTTTGTATGGTCTTTTTTTTCTActtgtaaacttttttttattattgactAACTTACATTAATGTCAGCTATACCAAACATATAAGTTATAAACATAACAAATTAGTCGGCGGCAcgaagttattattattattcttcgcCACTTACCTCAAAAGTTCCCTGGTTCTTTGAAGTATATTCACACTGTGAACAGTGATAATCGTCTTCTTTATCAGAATCCTCACTATGCTCCGATTCCGATACTATAGGTGTGTTCTTTGCTGTAATTATTTCTGTAATATAATTAGACTCAATCATCATCTGCCtgccgagcaaagtggcgtgctcttgtgttgaaAGCCAAGactcatcgcgccagccaagtaagtatcatctgcctggggtccgcttggcaataaatcccaagaattggcgtacaCACTAGTTTTTACGCAAGCGGCTGCCAtggccttccaacccagaggggaaactaggccttattgggaatTAGGATTAGTTTGGTTGCCTAGCGATGTatttcttcaccgaaaagagACTTATGAACATCAAATGATCTCTTCCTCAGGCCTTGTCCCATTTCTAATTGGGGTTGGCTCTCCTAATTGTGAATATGAAATGATATAGTGAAAgatagtttaaaatttcgacccATACTCACTTGGATTGAAATTTTGATCACAAGGCACTTTCCTCTGAATATTTGATGCGATTTGACATTTCTCTGATGTAGTTTCTTCTGTCTTTTCTATTTCGGTGTATACTTTCTCTTTCCCTTGTTCCTTGTTGTCTGCTGAGGCAGATAGTTCTCCATTTTTTTCAGCAGTCTGAAAATTCATAACAATTTCTAATTCATATGTTAACCTACATTTTTTGCctttgtattttcgttttggtACACCACCCATAATTtgtctgctttgccttaaggttgactggtagagaatgccttatggcattaattCCGCCTTTtgtatattaatattttctttattaactCCAAATATCACAGTAGAGTTAGCATagaattgaataaataaataaatattatgatacAATGTTACACAACTCATCCTAGTCCCAAAGTtagctcaataagacttgtgttatgggtatatacaatgatgatgatgatgatgatataagataaatacttaaatacatagataacataactcaggaataaatatttgtgataaacacacaaataaatgccctagaTTGGGGCCCAAAACCTATTTCTCCATAGCAAAGAGATTAGATTTTATAGAGacttactgtcatggtaaattatgtatgtagccaagcataggccaaaggtatggtgcattCTTTTCGAACGATGGcaccataacctttggcctatgctcgacTAGATGGCGTTGATTTCAATATCTAcaaattatagttcgttttttttagcattagaaataaggtaaacaatcttgatttcttttaattgaaaaaaacattttaaaaataagttacggtaaatatgtaataattatgaatctaatacgatcttttatagtcttctgcttttcataagtaatagttattgatttttaataagtgtttttcaattaaaagtcatgtcaaaatcgcttaccttctttcaagttctttctaatgctaataaaaacaaactataacacatgtcagtgaaagaataaggatcaaagtcgaatggtgttctaacagttttaatcttctgtcaaaagatggcagtaaatctAATGTGGCTAcgtaatttaccatgacagtaactctctataaaattTATTCTCTTTGtccataggcagggtcactacagccatagagaaaaaaatacatagagtgctcactccatacatcagttttagtaccaaaaagactattagcatctagcatcgagtaacggaactatcagtactgctacttgacaatagatgtagcactgaccggaaagtcttatgctgttgagataagactttccggtcggtgctacatctattgttaagtagcagtactgatagttccgctactcaatgctagatgtagacactgaaattaatagtctgaactgatgtatggagtgagcactcttgtcttcctatatttctctatgctacagCCTAGGCTAGGTTGTTAATATTAATACCTCTAATATTTCTTCTAAAGTCTTGTGGTTTCTCATCACCATTGTGTAGAAAGTGTATGAAGAGCTCAGTTTGAGAACACATCGGGAACACATTTGTTGCGGGAACCCATCATTCTGTGCTATCTGAGGGATtggaaattaattattataataaatgcttTCATTTAATCTTATCTgtgattattaaattaaaaattttgaaAACCCCTGATGCAATGTATGGGTTTTGATCAAACATAATATATCTAAGAACTACCTCTAGAAAACTTTATTTTGTCATCTTGAAGATTGTaatggcaatttttttt of Cydia amplana chromosome 17, ilCydAmpl1.1, whole genome shotgun sequence contains these proteins:
- the LOC134656042 gene encoding zinc finger protein OZF-like gives rise to the protein MEVRLEDFNRCCRCCLAMVDAMKPIFGACLNDMLTKLMSFQIAQNDGFPQQMCSRCVLKLSSSYTFYTMVMRNHKTLEEILETAEKNGELSASADNKEQGKEKVYTEIEKTEETTSEKCQIASNIQRKVPCDQNFNPKIITAKNTPIVSESEHSEDSDKEDDYHCSQCEYTSKNQGTFEVHLQTHLVGPKNISKDLDACAQLCNICGARFRWRTSLLKHLRRHSGGRHRCEVCQKVFAEAEASGNSKCAYGVSILYVVKYLKLAAISSASHSLNQKPHECNTCGRSFTQQSSLRKHAQAHDARSQHKCIDCDKSFLHKYSLLRHRENAHSANECPLCREIFRGKKLIDAHMRLHKKETDSPNAEMLTDNEMVTESINIQTVTVEFLCLICTQKFQSRESLEVCVDNYNNDILIRSMCQISVNI